Proteins encoded in a region of the Zunongwangia endophytica genome:
- a CDS encoding site-specific integrase: MKNAVSFGVIFTPKFSKTKNGTAPLYARITVNGERTELSLKRRITLSLWNEKRSRLKGYSEESLQVNKSLDRIFNKIYESFRQLQEENKHISAKSIKARYLGLDESYKTLVELLTYHNTKMTSVLKPGTMKNYYTTEKYVLEFLGVKMKTKDVYLKQLNYRFITDFEHFLRDYIPKTHRRRPTNNGVMKHLERLKKLTNLALKMEWIEKDPFARYSLHFKNKERDYLLKREIEALENLDIERETLLRTRDIFIFSCYSGLSYGDAKSLERRHIVKGIDGNKWIVKEREKTGKLFKVPILPKVKVILKKYRRESEVSGFLLPVYSNQKINQYLKELAKHSKISKKLTFHVARHTFATTVTLSNGIPIETVSKLLGHSKLSTTQIYARVVDSKISKEMELLKDKL; the protein is encoded by the coding sequence ATGAAAAATGCTGTAAGTTTTGGAGTTATTTTTACTCCAAAATTCTCTAAAACAAAAAATGGAACAGCTCCTTTGTATGCACGAATTACTGTAAATGGAGAACGTACTGAGCTTAGCCTTAAACGTAGAATTACCTTAAGCCTTTGGAATGAAAAGCGAAGCCGACTAAAAGGCTACAGCGAAGAGAGTTTGCAGGTGAACAAATCCTTAGATCGTATCTTCAATAAAATTTATGAGTCATTTAGGCAACTTCAAGAGGAAAATAAGCACATCAGTGCTAAAAGCATTAAAGCTCGTTATTTGGGGTTAGATGAATCCTACAAGACTTTAGTCGAACTTCTGACCTATCACAATACCAAAATGACTTCGGTATTAAAACCGGGAACGATGAAAAATTATTATACCACGGAAAAATATGTTTTAGAATTCCTTGGGGTCAAGATGAAAACTAAAGATGTTTATCTCAAGCAGCTTAACTATCGCTTTATAACAGATTTCGAACACTTCCTGCGTGATTACATACCGAAAACACATCGACGCAGACCTACTAATAATGGGGTTATGAAGCATTTGGAACGCTTAAAAAAGTTGACAAATTTGGCTTTGAAAATGGAATGGATTGAAAAGGATCCTTTTGCGAGGTATTCGTTGCATTTTAAAAATAAGGAAAGAGATTACTTGCTGAAAAGAGAAATTGAAGCTTTGGAAAACCTAGATATTGAGAGAGAAACTTTATTAAGAACCAGAGATATCTTTATATTTTCCTGTTATTCGGGATTATCTTATGGTGATGCAAAATCATTAGAACGTAGACATATCGTTAAAGGTATCGACGGCAATAAATGGATTGTAAAAGAAAGAGAAAAAACCGGTAAACTTTTTAAAGTACCGATACTTCCTAAGGTAAAGGTAATTCTTAAAAAATATCGAAGAGAATCTGAAGTTAGTGGATTTTTACTTCCCGTATATTCCAATCAGAAAATTAATCAGTACCTAAAAGAGTTAGCAAAGCATTCTAAAATATCAAAGAAACTGACATTTCATGTAGCACGTCACACTTTTGCTACTACAGTAACTTTATCAAACGGTATACCAATTGAGACGGTATCTAAGCTACTAGGGCATTCCAAGCTTTCTACCACTCAGATTTATGCAAGGGTGGTTGATTCCAAGATTTCGAAGGAAATGGAATTGTTGAAAGATAAATTATAG
- a CDS encoding site-specific integrase, translating to MRTSKTFSVVFWLNKKKVKNNQCLIYARITVNSKRANISLKRSIPFSLWDSKTKRLKGNSRKVVELNEFLDQINARFFQIYQDLKFKGKLITSDLVKAEFNGEGGSSKTLNELIEYHQNKIRNTHSAGSIRNFKVSEKYIKEYVHQRMRTSDIFISQLDYKFLSDFEAFLFNYYPRGHHKAMSHNTVMKHIQRLRKMVTLAFHLEWLDKDPFRRWKMTFEKREREFLSKNELSNLQHAELPIDRLDRIRDLFIFSCYTGLSYGDLMELSEKEINIGIDGKAWIITKRNKTNSAVKVPLLEPALKILEKYKNHPVTQVTDKLLPQCSNQKVNLYLKELAMLVGLKKNLTFHMARHTFATTVTLSNGVPIETVSKLLGHTKIATTQIYARVLEDKISKNMDDLRKRLES from the coding sequence ATGCGTACATCAAAAACATTTTCAGTTGTTTTTTGGCTTAATAAAAAGAAGGTCAAAAATAACCAATGCCTAATTTATGCTCGTATCACCGTAAATTCGAAACGAGCTAATATTAGTCTAAAGAGATCAATTCCTTTTAGCCTATGGGATTCGAAAACAAAGCGTTTAAAAGGAAATTCTAGAAAAGTCGTAGAACTCAATGAATTTTTAGATCAAATTAATGCAAGATTTTTTCAGATTTATCAGGATTTAAAATTCAAAGGAAAGCTGATTACTTCAGATTTGGTTAAAGCTGAATTTAATGGTGAAGGAGGGAGTTCCAAAACCTTAAATGAGCTAATCGAATATCATCAGAATAAAATTAGGAATACCCATAGCGCTGGAAGTATTCGTAATTTTAAAGTAAGTGAGAAGTATATTAAAGAATATGTACATCAGAGGATGCGGACATCAGATATTTTTATCTCCCAATTAGATTATAAGTTTCTGAGTGATTTTGAAGCTTTTCTTTTTAATTACTATCCTAGAGGTCATCATAAGGCGATGAGCCATAATACGGTGATGAAACATATTCAGCGCTTGCGTAAAATGGTAACCCTGGCGTTTCATTTAGAATGGCTCGATAAAGATCCTTTTAGAAGGTGGAAAATGACTTTTGAAAAGAGGGAACGTGAATTTCTATCTAAAAATGAGTTGTCAAATCTACAGCATGCGGAACTTCCAATAGATCGACTGGATCGAATACGGGACTTATTTATTTTTAGTTGTTATACAGGTTTAAGTTATGGTGATCTGATGGAGCTAAGCGAAAAAGAAATAAACATTGGTATTGATGGAAAAGCTTGGATTATTACAAAACGGAATAAGACGAATAGCGCTGTTAAAGTACCTTTACTAGAACCAGCCCTCAAAATTTTAGAAAAGTATAAAAATCATCCTGTTACACAGGTCACCGATAAGTTATTACCACAGTGTAGCAATCAAAAAGTAAATTTATACCTTAAAGAACTTGCTATGCTTGTCGGACTTAAAAAGAATTTAACCTTTCATATGGCTCGACACACTTTTGCGACCACAGTGACCCTAAGCAACGGAGTGCCTATAGAAACAGTATCAAAACTATTAGGACATACTAAAATAGCGACTACTCAAATTTACGCTCGTGTTTTAGAAGATAAAATAAGTAAGAATATGGATGATTTGAGAAAGCGGCTTGAAAGTTGA
- a CDS encoding HNH endonuclease gives MSGMRIMTKPNIQMIDACHIHLFSLSNDDTVPNGIALSPTLHRAFDRGLISITSDYKVKVSKLVNDKASKITLSQFENQSIDLPEKEKWYPAIESLIWHQEQIFLD, from the coding sequence ATTTCGGGCATGCGCATCATGACTAAACCGAACATTCAAATGATCGATGCCTGTCACATCCACCTGTTCAGCCTTTCCAATGATGACACTGTTCCCAATGGAATTGCACTATCCCCTACACTGCATCGGGCTTTTGACCGTGGGCTTATAAGTATAACCAGTGATTATAAAGTAAAAGTATCTAAGCTAGTAAATGACAAGGCTTCTAAGATTACATTATCACAATTTGAGAATCAGTCGATCGATCTACCGGAAAAAGAAAAATGGTATCCTGCTATTGAATCCTTAATCTGGCACCAAGAGCAAATATTTTTAGATTAA
- a CDS encoding LacI family DNA-binding transcriptional regulator, which translates to MKRSQITLKDLAKELDLSASTISRALGNHPAISEATTKLVQKKAEELGFTPNSIASSFRKKKTQSIGIIVPRIDIYFHSLVISGIEDYAYKKGYNVSIFQSKDSLKREQEITKILQNKMVEGLIVCLTIETDTYDHFKKFKRLGIPLVFYDRVPKDQDVNSIIINDFEASYKATEHLIEKGCKRIAHIAGNQFTPIFKARYEGYKAALQKHHIKQDPNLIGFTKNLNYEEGVLQAKHFLQQASIPDGIFCANDYTAVSALQVFKKAGIDIPEDTAIIGFSNYPISQVIEPHITTVNDRAFTMGKEAAKLCIRLIEDEQESVKETISIQTELIIRESTLRGHLN; encoded by the coding sequence ATGAAAAGATCACAGATCACCCTAAAAGATTTGGCTAAGGAATTGGATTTATCTGCCTCTACAATCTCAAGGGCTCTTGGTAATCATCCTGCAATAAGCGAAGCTACCACCAAGCTGGTGCAAAAAAAAGCGGAAGAACTGGGCTTTACCCCTAATTCTATTGCATCGAGCTTTAGAAAGAAAAAAACTCAGTCCATAGGCATCATTGTGCCCCGTATCGATATTTACTTTCATTCTCTGGTTATTAGTGGAATTGAGGATTATGCTTACAAAAAAGGATACAATGTAAGTATTTTTCAATCTAAGGATTCCCTCAAGCGCGAACAGGAGATTACCAAAATCCTCCAAAATAAAATGGTCGAAGGACTTATTGTATGTTTAACTATTGAAACCGATACATACGATCACTTCAAAAAATTTAAACGTCTGGGTATTCCCTTGGTATTTTATGATCGCGTACCTAAAGACCAGGATGTCAACAGCATTATAATCAATGATTTTGAAGCATCCTATAAAGCTACGGAACATCTTATTGAAAAAGGTTGCAAACGCATTGCTCATATTGCTGGCAACCAGTTTACTCCAATTTTTAAAGCCCGTTACGAGGGATATAAGGCCGCATTACAAAAACATCATATCAAACAAGACCCCAATTTAATAGGGTTTACAAAAAACCTAAATTACGAGGAAGGAGTGCTGCAGGCAAAACATTTTTTGCAGCAGGCCAGCATACCCGATGGAATTTTTTGTGCCAATGATTATACCGCAGTAAGTGCCTTACAGGTTTTTAAAAAAGCCGGTATAGATATACCTGAAGATACAGCCATTATTGGGTTTAGTAACTACCCTATATCTCAGGTTATTGAACCTCATATTACTACAGTTAACGACCGCGCCTTTACAATGGGTAAGGAAGCCGCCAAACTATGCATACGCTTAATTGAAGACGAGCAAGAGTCAGTAAAAGAAACAATTTCGATACAAACCGAACTCATCATACGTGAATCTACCCTAAGAGGACACTTAAACTAA